One Planctomycetia bacterium genomic window carries:
- a CDS encoding 30S ribosomal protein S14, whose product MAVTAKRAKFKRELKKLEEQKKNPDKKVLLPRERIRIRLRCKLCGRPRGVYRKFGCCRICLRKFGSDGLIPGLKKASW is encoded by the coding sequence ATGGCAGTAACTGCAAAACGAGCCAAGTTCAAACGAGAACTGAAGAAGCTCGAAGAACAGAAGAAAAATCCTGATAAGAAGGTACTTCTTCCCCGTGAACGCATTCGCATTCGCTTACGCTGTAAGCTGTGCGGACGACCACGAGGCGTCTACCGCAAATTTGGCTGCTGCCGTATCTGTCTGCGAAAGTTCGGCAGCGATGGTTTGATTCCAGGCCTGAAAAAGGCAAGTTGGTAA
- the rplE gene encoding 50S ribosomal protein L5, whose protein sequence is MARLHDKYKKEILPDLQKKFNRKNVLSIPRLEKITINMGVGKAIEDKNKLEVSQQQLTMIAGQKAVITKAKKAISAFRLREGLAIGCKVTLRGRKMYEFLDRLINVALPRIRDFRGVNPKSFDGQGNYNLGIAEQMVFPEIEADKVNFTQGMDIAFTTNARNDDEARELLKGFGMPFRTT, encoded by the coding sequence ATGGCTCGACTGCATGACAAATACAAGAAGGAGATTCTTCCAGACCTTCAGAAGAAGTTCAATCGGAAGAATGTGCTGAGCATTCCCCGCTTGGAAAAGATCACCATTAACATGGGCGTGGGCAAGGCAATCGAAGACAAGAACAAGCTGGAGGTATCCCAGCAACAACTAACCATGATTGCCGGCCAGAAGGCGGTCATTACCAAGGCTAAGAAAGCTATCAGTGCTTTCCGCCTCCGCGAAGGACTGGCGATCGGCTGCAAGGTGACGCTGCGTGGCAGGAAGATGTATGAGTTCCTTGATCGATTAATCAATGTAGCCTTGCCGCGAATTCGCGATTTTCGGGGTGTGAACCCCAAGAGTTTCGATGGGCAGGGCAACTATAATCTGGGCATTGCCGAGCAGATGGTCTTCCCGGAAATTGAAGCAGATAAGGTGAACTTCACCCAGGGTATGGACATTGCGTTTACGACCAACGCCCGCAATGATGATGAAGCCCGCGAACTGCTGAAAGGCTTTGGCATGCCTTTCCGAACTACCTAA
- the rplX gene encoding 50S ribosomal protein L24 gives MNIRKGDQIVIRTGDDNTRGTTKVLRVLRVIPKTNKVVVEGANQAIKHVKPSRRNRQGGRLTKDMPIAVSNIMLYCTDCRGGVRVGAKIKPDGSKVRVCKKCNAELGLIRKAKALAKA, from the coding sequence ATGAATATTCGAAAAGGCGATCAGATAGTTATCCGCACCGGCGACGACAATACACGTGGCACAACCAAGGTGCTGCGTGTTTTGCGTGTGATCCCCAAGACCAACAAGGTTGTGGTGGAAGGCGCAAACCAGGCGATCAAGCACGTAAAACCCAGTCGTCGTAATCGACAGGGCGGGCGTCTGACCAAAGATATGCCCATCGCTGTGTCCAACATCATGCTCTACTGCACCGATTGTCGAGGCGGTGTGCGTGTTGGCGCTAAAATCAAGCCGGATGGTTCCAAAGTCCGCGTATGCAAGAAATGCAATGCCGAACTGGGACTCATTCGCAAAGCCAAGGCACTGGCCAAAGCTTAG
- the rplN gene encoding 50S ribosomal protein L14: MVQLTTYLDVADNTGAKEVMCIKVLGGSRRRYAGLGDIIVASVKKALPGGEVKQGDVVKGVVVRCKKQYRRDDGTYVRFDRNALVLIDAEKNPRGTRIFGAVARELREKNFMKIISLAAEVV; the protein is encoded by the coding sequence ATGGTACAACTCACGACCTACCTCGACGTGGCCGACAATACCGGTGCCAAAGAAGTCATGTGCATCAAGGTATTGGGTGGTTCACGTCGCCGATATGCCGGCCTGGGTGACATCATCGTGGCCAGCGTGAAGAAAGCGCTGCCTGGTGGTGAAGTCAAGCAGGGAGATGTGGTTAAGGGCGTCGTAGTGCGTTGCAAGAAACAGTATCGTCGTGATGATGGTACTTACGTTCGCTTCGACAGAAACGCACTCGTACTGATTGATGCGGAAAAGAATCCTCGCGGTACACGCATTTTTGGTGCAGTTGCCCGCGAGTTACGCGAAAAGAACTTCATGAAAATCATCAGCCTGGCTGCTGAGGTGGTATAA
- the rpsQ gene encoding 30S ribosomal protein S17, translating to MRKVLMGVVTSDKMNKTRRVEINRLVKHARYSKYVKRRTVCYVHDEKNESHKGDIVEIEESRPLSKLKRWSLIKITKKATNVAELPAQ from the coding sequence ATGCGCAAGGTATTGATGGGTGTGGTAACCAGTGACAAGATGAATAAGACTCGCCGAGTCGAAATCAACCGCCTTGTCAAGCACGCCCGCTACAGCAAGTACGTAAAACGACGAACCGTCTGCTACGTACATGATGAAAAGAATGAATCACACAAGGGAGACATCGTGGAGATCGAGGAATCACGTCCTCTTTCAAAGCTGAAACGATGGTCCCTGATCAAGATAACCAAGAAGGCGACAAACGTCGCTGAATTGCCGGCCCAGTAA
- the rpmC gene encoding 50S ribosomal protein L29: MAAKLPRSADMRALDEAHLKEALNEAIKSHFDLRFRTSSGDRTNTASEAKQLRRQIARIKTIQHERVQKQS, encoded by the coding sequence ATGGCTGCCAAGCTGCCTAGATCAGCTGATATGCGTGCACTGGATGAGGCACACCTGAAGGAAGCGCTGAACGAAGCGATCAAGTCGCACTTCGATCTCCGTTTTCGCACCTCGTCAGGTGATCGCACCAACACGGCATCTGAAGCGAAACAGTTGCGTCGTCAGATTGCCCGCATCAAGACCATTCAACACGAACGCGTGCAGAAGCAAAGCTAA
- the rplP gene encoding 50S ribosomal protein L16, which translates to MMPKRVKYRKNQRGKVRGDAQRGNFVAYGEFGLQALEGGWLSAEVIEAGRVTAAQYVRGEGRLYIRVFPHKSVSAIPAETRMGKGKGEPEYWAAVVKPGMVMFEIGGLPEDAAKACMARIAYKLPFKCRFVSRRPSIGG; encoded by the coding sequence ATGATGCCCAAGCGCGTCAAGTATCGCAAAAACCAGCGGGGCAAGGTTCGCGGTGATGCTCAACGTGGCAATTTTGTCGCCTATGGAGAGTTCGGTTTACAGGCTCTCGAAGGTGGCTGGTTGAGCGCTGAGGTCATTGAAGCGGGCCGAGTCACTGCTGCACAATATGTACGAGGTGAAGGCCGGCTCTATATCCGCGTCTTTCCTCACAAGAGTGTGTCAGCTATTCCTGCTGAAACACGTATGGGCAAGGGCAAGGGCGAACCAGAATACTGGGCAGCCGTTGTCAAACCCGGAATGGTGATGTTTGAAATTGGCGGTCTTCCCGAAGATGCTGCCAAGGCCTGTATGGCTCGCATTGCCTATAAACTGCCGTTCAAATGCCGATTCGTTTCACGACGACCGAGCATTGGAGGATAA
- the rpsC gene encoding 30S ribosomal protein S3 translates to MGQKIKPTGFRLGIMEDWRSRWYAGKGEYSDLLVEDFKVRNYIKKKYKRSGISKIEIERTRDEVKVYLYTSRPGGIIGRKGQEVEKLQADLEKLTGRRINLKIEKLDNPETIAQLVAEDIAEQLEKRQSFRRTMKKAMETTMEAGALGIKLQLSGRLGGSEMARLEKSGVGRVPLTTLRSKIDYGFAEALIPQGHIGIKVWINNGDYLEESTRGHDAQARQVSQKPAGQGSR, encoded by the coding sequence ATGGGACAGAAGATCAAACCTACCGGCTTTCGTCTGGGAATCATGGAAGATTGGCGCAGCCGCTGGTATGCAGGCAAGGGTGAATACTCCGACCTGCTGGTGGAAGACTTCAAGGTACGGAACTACATCAAGAAGAAATACAAACGTTCCGGCATCTCCAAGATCGAGATCGAACGAACACGCGACGAAGTAAAAGTGTATCTCTACACTTCCCGGCCAGGTGGCATCATCGGCCGCAAGGGGCAGGAAGTGGAAAAGCTGCAGGCAGATCTGGAAAAGCTGACCGGCCGCCGCATCAATCTGAAAATTGAAAAGCTCGACAACCCCGAGACGATAGCCCAGTTGGTTGCTGAAGACATTGCCGAGCAACTGGAAAAACGCCAGAGTTTCCGCCGCACGATGAAGAAGGCTATGGAAACAACGATGGAAGCTGGTGCATTGGGAATCAAGCTCCAACTTTCCGGCCGTCTGGGCGGATCAGAAATGGCTCGTCTGGAGAAGTCGGGCGTTGGCCGAGTGCCACTGACTACTCTTCGTTCGAAAATCGATTATGGCTTTGCGGAAGCGTTGATCCCGCAGGGACATATCGGAATCAAGGTTTGGATCAACAACGGCGACTATTTGGAGGAATCCACCCGTGGCCATGATGCCCAAGCGCGTCAAGTATCGCAAAAACCAGCGGGGCAAGGTTCGCGGTGA
- the rplV gene encoding 50S ribosomal protein L22: MATRQYVAHHYYADVTARKLRPFANLIRGKQADEALEALKYLPNRGARLVESVLKSALGNAEFKDERDMDELYVSEARVDGGPMFKRIQTRARGMAYRILKRLAHIHVTVSTPGEGEPN, from the coding sequence ATGGCAACACGACAATACGTTGCTCATCACTATTACGCGGATGTCACGGCACGCAAACTCCGACCGTTTGCCAACCTGATTCGCGGCAAGCAGGCTGATGAAGCACTGGAAGCGCTGAAGTACCTGCCCAATCGGGGTGCCAGGTTAGTGGAATCTGTGTTGAAATCTGCATTGGGCAATGCTGAGTTCAAGGACGAACGCGACATGGATGAACTCTATGTCAGTGAGGCTCGCGTCGATGGCGGGCCCATGTTCAAACGCATTCAAACCCGTGCCCGTGGCATGGCTTATCGCATTCTGAAGCGGTTGGCCCACATCCATGTCACGGTATCAACGCCCGGTGAAGGGGAGCCGAACTAA
- the rpsS gene encoding 30S ribosomal protein S19 encodes MSRSLKKGPYVDLRLLEKVQKAGKDKEPIKTWARDCTVVPEFVSYTFLVHNGRMFQKVFITEDMVGHKLGEFAPTRTFKGHSGAKKAEAAK; translated from the coding sequence ATGAGTCGTTCACTGAAGAAAGGCCCGTATGTCGATCTTCGCCTGCTGGAAAAGGTTCAGAAGGCTGGGAAAGACAAGGAACCGATCAAAACCTGGGCACGAGACTGCACAGTAGTGCCTGAATTCGTAAGCTATACCTTCCTGGTTCATAATGGCCGAATGTTTCAAAAGGTCTTTATTACCGAAGATATGGTGGGACACAAGTTGGGTGAATTTGCACCCACACGAACCTTCAAGGGCCATAGCGGCGCCAAGAAGGCTGAAGCAGCAAAATAA
- the rplB gene encoding 50S ribosomal protein L2: protein MGIKTFKPVTQSRRQFTVSDFAELTDKHRKPEKSLLAPYKRKGGRNNQGYTTSRFRGGGHKRRYRLIDFKRKKDNTWAEVVAIEYDPNRSCRIALVKYTDGILNYILAPEGLKAGDKIQSGEQAEPRVGNCMPLRRVPLGMQVHNIEMIPGHGGQIARSAGTASVLTAREGSWAQITLPSGEMRRVSVECRATIGELGNKDHMNISLGKAGRKRWLGRRPHNRGTAMNPVAHPLGGGEGRSKGGRHPCSPTGKSAKGGKTRNPRKTSNSAIIRRRPGGAQSISK, encoded by the coding sequence ATGGGTATCAAGACATTCAAGCCGGTGACGCAGAGTCGCAGACAGTTTACTGTCAGCGATTTTGCTGAGCTGACGGATAAGCACCGTAAACCCGAGAAGTCGTTACTTGCCCCGTACAAGCGCAAAGGCGGCCGTAATAATCAAGGGTACACCACCAGCCGGTTCCGTGGGGGTGGCCACAAACGCCGTTATCGGTTGATCGACTTCAAGCGGAAGAAAGACAACACCTGGGCAGAGGTGGTGGCGATTGAGTATGATCCCAACCGCAGTTGTCGCATTGCCCTGGTTAAATATACCGATGGCATTCTGAATTACATACTTGCTCCAGAAGGCTTGAAGGCAGGAGACAAGATTCAAAGTGGTGAGCAGGCTGAGCCACGCGTTGGCAACTGTATGCCTCTTCGCCGCGTGCCTCTCGGTATGCAGGTGCATAACATCGAGATGATTCCCGGTCACGGTGGGCAGATCGCTCGCTCCGCAGGTACCGCTTCCGTTCTGACTGCTCGTGAGGGCAGTTGGGCACAGATCACGCTGCCTTCCGGTGAAATGCGTCGCGTTTCTGTGGAATGCCGAGCCACGATTGGTGAGCTGGGCAACAAAGACCATATGAATATTTCCCTCGGCAAGGCTGGTCGCAAGCGATGGTTGGGACGTCGTCCTCACAATCGCGGTACAGCCATGAATCCCGTGGCACACCCACTGGGCGGTGGTGAAGGTCGATCCAAGGGTGGTCGCCATCCCTGTTCGCCTACTGGGAAATCTGCCAAGGGCGGCAAGACACGTAATCCTCGAAAGACTTCCAACAGCGCGATTATTCGACGTCGTCCTGGTGGCGCTCAATCGATTTCGAAATAA
- the rplW gene encoding 50S ribosomal protein L23 codes for MSTRANVNTVAYGPELEPHQIVLRPLVTEKGTHQSTRYNSYTFEVHPLADKLQIRDAIEHLFKVRVVGVRTMNCLGKHKRFKGLEGKLSNWKKAIVKLHTEDKIDFI; via the coding sequence ATGTCAACCAGAGCCAACGTTAACACTGTCGCATACGGTCCTGAACTCGAACCGCACCAGATCGTTCTGCGTCCGCTGGTTACCGAAAAGGGCACACACCAGTCCACCCGCTACAATTCGTATACCTTCGAAGTGCATCCACTGGCAGATAAGCTTCAGATCCGTGATGCCATCGAGCATCTGTTCAAAGTGCGCGTGGTAGGTGTCCGTACCATGAACTGCCTGGGCAAGCACAAACGCTTCAAGGGGCTTGAAGGGAAGCTTTCCAACTGGAAGAAAGCCATCGTCAAGCTGCACACGGAAGACAAGATCGACTTTATCTAA
- the rplD gene encoding 50S ribosomal protein L4 produces MAEKLAKLKVDVLNTQGQAVGAVEIDPADFGGSVNKQLLHDVVVMHLANQRAGTHSTLRRGEVAGSTKKLFRQKGTGNARVGSKRTNKRRGGGTSKGPKPRDYEFHMPKKAVRLARKMAVLSKFQDNEAVIVDSLASADGKTKAMAGVLKNLKLNGQTLLIGVAGPDDKTYRSVRNIKGVDFYPVSDFNTYTILKRKRLLLTRDALEALRKPAVEKAAK; encoded by the coding sequence ATGGCAGAGAAACTCGCCAAACTCAAAGTTGATGTGCTGAACACCCAGGGCCAGGCCGTTGGTGCTGTGGAGATTGACCCTGCAGATTTTGGTGGTTCCGTCAACAAACAATTGCTTCACGATGTTGTGGTCATGCATCTGGCGAATCAGCGTGCAGGTACCCACAGCACGTTGCGCCGCGGTGAAGTTGCTGGTTCAACCAAAAAGCTCTTCAGGCAGAAGGGCACGGGTAATGCCCGTGTTGGATCCAAGCGAACCAATAAGCGACGTGGTGGCGGAACTAGCAAAGGCCCCAAGCCACGCGATTACGAATTCCACATGCCGAAGAAGGCTGTTCGACTGGCACGCAAGATGGCAGTCCTGAGCAAATTCCAGGACAACGAGGCAGTCATAGTTGATTCACTGGCCAGCGCTGACGGCAAGACCAAGGCCATGGCCGGCGTGCTCAAAAACCTGAAATTGAACGGCCAGACGCTGCTGATCGGCGTAGCTGGCCCCGATGACAAGACATACCGTTCAGTACGCAATATCAAGGGTGTCGATTTCTACCCTGTTTCTGATTTCAATACTTACACCATCCTCAAGCGGAAACGTCTGCTGCTGACGCGCGATGCGCTGGAAGCACTGCGAAAGCCTGCTGTTGAGAAGGCTGCCAAATAG
- the rpsJ gene encoding 30S ribosomal protein S10: MAAERIRIRMEAYDHSILDQSAMDIVDTAKRTEAIVHGPIPLPTRIERYTVNRSPHIDKKSREQFEIRTHKRLIDIMQPTAKTIDALNKLSLPAGVDIKIKASAVG; encoded by the coding sequence GTGGCTGCAGAGCGCATCAGAATACGAATGGAAGCATATGATCACTCGATCCTTGACCAGTCTGCGATGGATATCGTGGATACTGCCAAGCGAACCGAAGCGATCGTTCATGGACCAATTCCCCTTCCTACGCGTATCGAGCGTTACACCGTCAATCGATCGCCGCACATTGACAAGAAATCGCGTGAACAGTTTGAGATTCGCACCCACAAGCGACTCATTGATATCATGCAACCGACCGCTAAGACGATTGATGCCTTGAACAAGCTCAGTTTGCCAGCGGGCGTAGATATTAAAATTAAAGCGTCCGCAGTCGGTTAG
- a CDS encoding SDR family oxidoreductase yields MKSEMSGKVIVITGASRSLGLQFAKEFAQRGAKLGLIDLPGQPWGGISEELKKAGAGDVAIESADVTVAEDIHRAIDSAQNKLGPIDVLISNAGIGLDTPVDPFSLESIHKQIQVNYLGVANSIAAVLPGMVARKSGHLVTTGSISSYRGLPGMAGYCASKSAVVVMMDSLRVDLKPYGIKCTTLNPGWIRTGVIHTINAAKPGVTELPVAASIMAKAIVWQKPYVCFPLWLRTLFILNRLQTTNMGDWMLRKMWKWFGG; encoded by the coding sequence ATGAAAAGTGAAATGTCTGGGAAGGTGATAGTCATCACAGGCGCCAGCAGAAGTCTGGGTTTGCAGTTTGCGAAAGAGTTTGCACAGCGTGGTGCGAAACTGGGATTGATCGACTTGCCTGGACAACCGTGGGGTGGCATTAGTGAAGAGCTCAAGAAAGCCGGCGCTGGGGATGTAGCTATTGAAAGTGCAGACGTCACCGTCGCTGAAGATATCCATCGTGCTATTGATAGCGCACAGAACAAACTGGGGCCGATTGATGTGTTGATCTCCAATGCAGGTATCGGGTTGGATACGCCGGTTGATCCATTCAGCCTTGAGAGCATTCACAAGCAGATTCAAGTGAACTACCTTGGCGTGGCAAATTCGATTGCAGCAGTATTGCCTGGAATGGTAGCGAGGAAATCAGGGCACCTGGTAACAACTGGTAGTATCTCCAGTTATCGAGGTTTACCAGGCATGGCGGGTTATTGTGCGAGTAAGTCTGCTGTGGTAGTCATGATGGACAGCTTGCGAGTCGATTTGAAACCCTATGGCATCAAGTGCACGACACTCAATCCCGGATGGATCAGAACAGGCGTGATTCACACCATTAATGCAGCAAAACCAGGAGTTACCGAGTTGCCGGTAGCAGCCAGCATCATGGCGAAGGCAATAGTCTGGCAAAAGCCTTATGTTTGCTTTCCACTCTGGCTGCGCACGTTGTTTATCTTGAATCGACTGCAGACTACAAACATGGGTGATTGGATGTTACGAAAAATGTGGAAATGGTTTGGCGGTTGA
- a CDS encoding radical SAM protein has translation MTISFKQHTAFGLHEELKHLGVDITLARRLQAAVVRQNGQVPERLDQVSNKLLKQVRDATHIPVLKIVDRRTSPTDGFTKYLFHGEDDQPFEAVRIPLLHRPGNEKYIICVSSQVGCAMGCVFCATGRMGFKRNLQTWEIVDQVMRIKAESEHPIGGVVFMGMGEPFLNYERVIQAAAIMCEPVGLAIAAKAITISTVGIVPMIKRFTAEGHPYRLIVSLTAANSEKRKQLFPVEGSFPLDELMAAVQEYQKSRGDRATLAWTMLRGINTGKEDAQQIANLVKDLPIRLDIIDVNDASGQFSPPSAEELSQFRDDLDEFLGQPVVRRYSGGADVHAACGMLAGVVNTKS, from the coding sequence ATGACCATATCATTCAAGCAACATACAGCCTTCGGATTACATGAAGAGTTGAAGCATCTTGGTGTCGATATTACACTCGCCCGTCGGTTGCAGGCAGCGGTTGTCAGACAAAATGGCCAAGTGCCGGAAAGACTTGACCAGGTTTCGAACAAGTTGCTCAAACAGGTGAGGGATGCAACCCATATTCCAGTATTGAAGATTGTAGACCGGCGCACTTCGCCCACCGATGGCTTTACCAAGTACCTCTTTCACGGCGAAGATGATCAGCCTTTTGAAGCGGTTCGCATTCCGCTGCTGCACCGGCCAGGCAATGAGAAGTACATCATCTGTGTCAGTTCTCAAGTTGGTTGTGCCATGGGTTGCGTATTCTGCGCAACAGGCCGGATGGGATTCAAACGCAACTTGCAGACCTGGGAAATCGTTGACCAGGTGATGCGGATCAAGGCAGAGTCGGAACACCCCATCGGCGGCGTGGTATTCATGGGAATGGGTGAACCGTTCCTCAATTATGAGCGGGTAATCCAGGCTGCAGCTATCATGTGTGAGCCGGTGGGCCTGGCCATTGCCGCCAAGGCCATTACGATTTCGACGGTTGGCATTGTGCCCATGATCAAACGGTTCACTGCAGAAGGGCATCCATATCGGCTGATTGTTTCGTTGACTGCTGCTAATTCTGAGAAGCGCAAGCAGTTATTTCCGGTGGAGGGCTCGTTCCCACTGGATGAGTTGATGGCAGCAGTGCAGGAATATCAGAAGAGCAGGGGAGACCGTGCCACGTTGGCCTGGACGATGCTCCGTGGCATCAATACGGGCAAAGAAGATGCACAACAGATTGCCAACCTGGTCAAAGATTTGCCGATACGGCTGGATATCATTGATGTGAATGATGCATCAGGTCAATTCAGTCCACCCAGTGCGGAAGAGTTGTCCCAGTTTCGTGACGATCTGGATGAATTTCTGGGGCAGCCTGTGGTGCGACGGTACAGTGGCGGAGCCGATGTGCATGCAGCGTGTGGCATGCTAGCGGGGGTGGTAAATACTAAAAGTTAG
- a CDS encoding ATP-dependent Clp protease adaptor ClpS, whose product MSIETTQVKTRKAKPRQQSKDKVYHMPPYHVILLNDDDHTYEYVIRMLGELFGHPVPKAFQMAQEVDSRGRAIVDTTTKERAELKQEQIHAYGADPLSKNSKGSMSAVIEPAE is encoded by the coding sequence ATGAGCATTGAGACGACGCAAGTAAAAACCCGCAAAGCCAAGCCTAGGCAGCAATCCAAGGATAAGGTGTATCACATGCCACCTTACCATGTGATACTGCTGAATGATGATGATCACACTTATGAATATGTCATCCGTATGCTGGGTGAATTGTTCGGCCATCCAGTGCCCAAGGCATTCCAGATGGCGCAGGAAGTAGATTCCCGAGGCAGAGCAATTGTTGATACCACGACCAAAGAACGCGCAGAGTTGAAGCAGGAACAGATTCATGCCTATGGTGCTGATCCGCTTTCGAAGAATTCGAAAGGTTCCATGTCAGCAGTGATTGAGCCGGCTGAGTAG
- a CDS encoding SpoIIE family protein phosphatase — MPFLVVVRGPLSGKRFELKKGTNVIGRNPECDIVFNVSAVSREHAKIIWRNNAYYIEDLKSRNLTVLNDKKVEADKPVALTPGDKVKICDFFCEYVDETSLPSSSISEDSGTVVSSVQAGAGSVNVLASQPAERLRVLLEVSNSLARAVEIGPLLPKILDGLFQVFRQADRGFFIVQDSNGQFVPKALKTRREKDESTARFSKTILRKCMDNAEALLIEDAAQNEQFQLAASISDFKIRSIMAAPLVSSDGEVFGVLQVDTQDRVRKFNQEDLQLLIAVANQAAVALDNVKLHENLNLRQKMQREIELAVEVQKCFLPNRLPVLEGYQFFAHYKAAREVGGDFYGFLPLVDNRLALSVGDIAGKGVPAALLMARVSGDVNLAVLSETNASQAVHKLNYLFHQAGISDRFVAFLLCILDPSRGTVTLVNAGQVPPLLRKADGTIEEYAANEMNGLPLGVVEDFAYSAVEVPLNPGECLLLCTDGITDANNSNKESFGRERLMAAMKNGAKEAPLLGQHVLRAVDEFATAPEQFDDLTLVCVSRNS, encoded by the coding sequence ATGCCCTTTCTTGTTGTGGTACGTGGCCCCCTGTCTGGGAAACGGTTTGAGCTGAAAAAGGGGACCAATGTTATTGGTCGCAATCCGGAATGCGACATCGTCTTTAACGTCAGTGCGGTTAGCAGGGAACATGCAAAGATCATCTGGCGCAACAATGCCTATTACATTGAGGATCTGAAGAGCAGAAACCTTACCGTTCTGAACGACAAGAAGGTGGAGGCAGACAAGCCTGTAGCGTTAACGCCTGGCGACAAGGTCAAGATTTGTGATTTCTTCTGCGAGTATGTGGACGAAACATCGCTTCCATCATCCAGCATCAGTGAGGATTCAGGAACGGTAGTTTCCTCGGTGCAGGCAGGAGCAGGCTCAGTCAATGTGCTGGCATCTCAGCCGGCAGAACGATTGCGCGTGCTGCTGGAGGTATCCAACAGCCTGGCACGCGCGGTTGAAATCGGGCCGCTGCTGCCCAAAATTCTGGATGGTCTGTTTCAGGTCTTTCGCCAGGCTGATCGTGGATTTTTCATAGTGCAGGACAGTAATGGTCAATTTGTTCCCAAGGCTTTGAAGACACGACGTGAGAAAGATGAATCGACGGCACGCTTCAGCAAGACCATCCTCAGAAAATGTATGGATAATGCCGAAGCGCTGTTGATTGAAGATGCTGCACAGAATGAACAGTTTCAACTGGCAGCGAGCATCTCTGATTTCAAGATTCGTTCCATCATGGCAGCGCCACTGGTTTCCTCTGATGGCGAAGTCTTTGGCGTGTTACAGGTCGATACGCAGGATCGTGTCAGGAAGTTCAACCAGGAAGATCTGCAGTTGCTTATTGCGGTAGCCAACCAGGCTGCGGTGGCACTTGATAATGTCAAGCTGCATGAGAATCTGAATCTGCGGCAGAAAATGCAGCGTGAGATTGAACTCGCAGTGGAAGTGCAGAAGTGCTTTCTGCCTAATCGTTTGCCTGTGCTGGAGGGTTATCAGTTCTTTGCTCACTATAAAGCAGCCCGCGAAGTGGGCGGTGATTTCTATGGGTTTCTTCCTTTAGTAGATAACCGCCTGGCACTTTCAGTAGGCGATATTGCAGGTAAGGGAGTTCCTGCAGCGCTGTTGATGGCGCGGGTGAGCGGTGATGTCAACCTGGCAGTGCTCTCGGAAACCAATGCATCACAGGCTGTACATAAGCTGAACTATCTATTCCATCAGGCAGGTATTTCGGATCGATTTGTTGCATTTTTGCTGTGCATCCTTGATCCATCGCGAGGCACTGTAACGCTGGTGAATGCCGGGCAAGTGCCGCCACTCTTGCGCAAAGCCGATGGAACCATTGAGGAATATGCAGCTAACGAAATGAATGGCTTGCCTTTGGGGGTAGTGGAAGATTTTGCTTATTCCGCCGTTGAGGTTCCACTGAATCCGGGGGAATGCCTGCTCTTGTGCACGGATGGCATAACAGATGCAAACAACAGCAACAAGGAATCTTTCGGCCGTGAGAGGTTGATGGCTGCCATGAAGAATGGCGCCAAAGAGGCGCCACTTTTAGGGCAACATGTTCTGCGTGCGGTGGACGAATTTGCAACTGCACCTGAACAGTTTGATGACTTGACCTTGGTTTGTGTCAGCAGGAATAGTTGA